From one Alicyclobacillus acidocaldarius subsp. acidocaldarius Tc-4-1 genomic stretch:
- a CDS encoding ABC transporter ATP-binding protein, protein MTFGGGLRVLATFVRPYRLFALLAPAMMCVEIGMDLSQPALVSRLINRGILAGDTRSALETGMWMMATAGAGLIAGVMCNVLASHVSQNVGADIRSALFRRTIRLSREQIQTVTTGSLITRLTEDVTQVQTLMQQLQQGLVRGPGLALGSIALAVGLDGRMGLLLVASALLISAMLAWTTRLSYQRFMRAQRALDAMNQTTQEHLIALRVVRAFSLEQRALDRFDAANRDYAIASLKALYILVANTPLVNLVLDAAIVALLGWGAPRVLQGSLSPGHLVAAINYATQALSSLLMSASMMVSAAQAMASTDRIQALLSMEPAMLEEANAKRASDCPHVLVERVDYAYPRASHPALAGVCLEIRPGEMLGIAGTTGAGKSTLLALLPRLADPSAGRIAWDGEDLRALELGSLRHRVAWVTQQPTLFRGTLRENIAFGRPDAPHADLVEAARIAQALEFIERLPGGWEAEVGQRGATLSGGQRQRVAIARALVSKPRLLLLDDATSALDAATEAAFLRELRRLRDMTLVVASSRLSTLLNCDRIAVFHAGHLVGVGTHQELLASCELYREIWDSQMGMAEGVISGE, encoded by the coding sequence GTGACATTTGGCGGCGGGCTTCGCGTCCTCGCGACGTTCGTCCGACCCTACCGCTTGTTCGCGCTTCTCGCCCCCGCCATGATGTGCGTCGAGATCGGCATGGATCTGTCTCAGCCCGCCCTGGTATCGCGGCTCATCAACCGCGGAATTTTGGCAGGCGATACGCGGTCCGCGCTCGAAACCGGCATGTGGATGATGGCAACAGCCGGGGCTGGTCTCATCGCAGGCGTGATGTGCAACGTGTTGGCGAGCCACGTATCCCAAAACGTGGGTGCCGACATCCGCTCGGCCTTGTTTCGGCGGACGATCAGATTGTCTCGCGAACAGATACAGACCGTTACCACTGGCTCCCTGATCACGCGCCTCACGGAAGATGTCACGCAGGTGCAGACGCTCATGCAGCAGCTGCAGCAAGGACTCGTCCGAGGCCCTGGGCTCGCGCTCGGCAGCATCGCGCTCGCCGTCGGGCTCGATGGACGCATGGGCCTGTTGCTTGTCGCATCCGCCTTGCTCATCTCTGCAATGCTCGCTTGGACCACGCGGCTGTCGTATCAGCGGTTTATGCGCGCTCAACGCGCGCTCGATGCGATGAACCAGACGACCCAGGAACACCTCATCGCCCTTCGCGTGGTGCGGGCTTTTTCGCTCGAACAACGGGCCCTCGATCGATTCGACGCGGCAAACCGCGATTACGCGATCGCGTCCCTGAAGGCTCTCTATATCCTTGTGGCGAACACTCCACTCGTCAATCTCGTGCTTGACGCGGCCATCGTCGCTCTGCTGGGATGGGGCGCGCCACGGGTCTTGCAAGGTTCCCTCTCTCCAGGCCACCTCGTGGCAGCCATCAACTACGCGACACAGGCGCTCTCTTCGCTTTTGATGTCGGCATCGATGATGGTTTCGGCCGCGCAGGCCATGGCTTCTACGGACAGGATCCAGGCCCTGCTTTCGATGGAGCCCGCCATGCTTGAAGAGGCGAACGCGAAGCGGGCGTCGGATTGCCCACATGTGCTCGTCGAACGCGTGGACTACGCGTACCCGCGCGCAAGCCATCCCGCCTTGGCAGGCGTGTGCCTCGAAATACGCCCGGGTGAAATGCTCGGCATCGCGGGCACTACGGGAGCGGGCAAATCGACGCTTCTGGCACTTCTCCCGCGTCTGGCCGATCCATCTGCAGGACGGATCGCCTGGGATGGGGAAGACTTGCGAGCCCTCGAACTTGGTTCGCTTAGACACCGCGTGGCATGGGTGACGCAACAGCCTACCCTGTTCCGCGGAACTTTGCGCGAGAACATCGCATTTGGACGGCCCGATGCGCCACATGCCGATCTCGTCGAAGCTGCTCGGATTGCGCAGGCGCTCGAGTTCATAGAACGATTGCCGGGCGGATGGGAGGCCGAAGTTGGTCAGCGAGGCGCAACCCTCTCGGGGGGCCAACGCCAGCGAGTCGCCATCGCCCGGGCGCTTGTCTCAAAACCGCGCCTGCTGCTGCTCGACGACGCGACGAGCGCGCTCGACGCCGCGACGGAGGCCGCGTTCCTACGTGAGCTAAGGCGCCTTCGTGACATGACCTTGGTCGTAGCGTCCAGCCGTTTAAGCACCCTATTGAACTGCGACCGAATAGCTGTCTTCCACGCCGGACATCTCGTGGGCGTCGGTACGCATCAGGAACTCCTGGCATCCTGCGAGCTTTACCGCGAGATCTGGGATTCACAAATGGGTATGGCCGAGGGGGTGATTTCCGGTGAATGA
- a CDS encoding DUF4855 domain-containing protein, giving the protein MFTLAFSFRGAIARSASAVVAAMAASQVQLHAQTAPAGAPQDLTGLGQVSVSIDGVPDPVFAAEEAKYPGDVTSFDTWRGFSHQGKRVITLALPKTADVVSVSVRALQDFPLGIYFPRYVEFQFESNGKWYSAGREASAYPLSTRNVMAQTFTWSSQTGVEASAVRIIVPVDVWVFLDGFDVKGFLNVNGAPASKLTPVASNPDKPLGPLLPTAPNAYGIRNMLLVETGANGSLGTWSDQDFVPMLAYVNDSGQITAPLFDTILFLPYGSVPTTQAGLSAYLQDLFSPGKQLSALNEAVGYVNQVLHRPGYKERVVLSLPYFAYGQTTFGTIGGSTVTFAGSPADPDALAARETAETWYLQQLLDDWNRAGFSHLQLVGLYWNEEQFRETMPGEAAYVAFASQLAAAHHLPLFWIPFYGAAGIPDWKSLGFSAAWIQPNFVEQGSQAYLARMVNAAQTAAQYGMGVEVELTGISQQDQALYDSSLAQLSAYGFGTNQASHAYYDGSKLLLTSAKSTGQARVAYDTTASFIAGWPFVAVHNAWFAAPLCAGALCLPWPVQAAAATALAKGQASFSSIRVSVGTSTLSVPTLLQGTQTDIALWDLMQVLNQIGFSASWSKGQFVISAPVSVPVNDAPGPAGKGGAEVVIDGQVVERVPTAIATPPGASSPEVFLPLSNAEEILARLGIQTTFNGNQLDLDTSAVPQPLPNNEVAVWNVLAAFASDLGLPSAPAGSSAYTDLSAASPAWGVVQAAIREGWYQPPTPTSSGAFQPITWGEAAQILWNALGISMQDAAYQPGGSPTAWASAIGLVPENWDPASNMTAQELDTLASNLHECLQGDVETAANTWRLWYPPADEYQATLQSGGGQPLFASTADAQAAISATYQFFNQLVVTQSGQHWFLTLPSVPSGYGFATLSALGGLSYQTKPGGAWISAPSVDTRDVSVPKQGRLTVTIPPDGLMITWNQMMPSLGGTVALGALDVSPGVSGPSVQRVNIASPNLPPPITSSVASLHVQQ; this is encoded by the coding sequence GTGTTCACATTGGCGTTCAGCTTCCGCGGAGCCATCGCTCGAAGCGCGAGTGCGGTGGTCGCCGCCATGGCCGCCTCGCAGGTGCAGCTGCACGCGCAGACCGCGCCGGCCGGTGCTCCGCAGGACCTGACCGGACTGGGCCAAGTTTCGGTGTCCATCGATGGTGTGCCGGATCCGGTGTTCGCGGCCGAAGAGGCCAAGTATCCAGGGGACGTCACCTCGTTCGACACGTGGCGAGGTTTTAGCCACCAGGGCAAGCGCGTGATCACCCTCGCGCTGCCGAAGACCGCGGACGTCGTCTCCGTGTCGGTCCGAGCACTTCAGGATTTTCCTCTGGGCATCTACTTTCCGCGCTACGTCGAGTTTCAGTTTGAGTCGAACGGCAAATGGTATAGCGCCGGGCGCGAAGCTTCCGCATATCCATTGAGCACGCGCAATGTGATGGCGCAGACCTTTACGTGGTCGTCGCAAACCGGCGTGGAAGCGTCAGCGGTCCGAATCATCGTCCCTGTCGACGTGTGGGTCTTCCTTGACGGTTTTGACGTCAAGGGCTTCTTGAACGTCAACGGGGCGCCTGCCAGCAAGCTGACACCGGTTGCTTCCAATCCGGACAAGCCGCTTGGGCCCCTTCTGCCCACGGCGCCGAACGCGTACGGGATTCGCAACATGTTGCTGGTCGAGACGGGTGCCAACGGCTCGCTTGGGACGTGGAGCGACCAGGACTTCGTGCCGATGCTTGCCTACGTGAATGACAGTGGTCAGATCACGGCGCCTTTATTCGACACGATACTCTTCCTTCCCTACGGTTCCGTGCCGACAACGCAGGCGGGACTTTCCGCGTATCTGCAAGACCTGTTCTCGCCCGGTAAACAACTTTCTGCGCTCAACGAGGCTGTGGGTTACGTCAATCAGGTGCTGCACCGCCCCGGTTACAAGGAGCGCGTTGTGCTCTCGTTGCCCTACTTCGCCTACGGCCAGACCACCTTCGGCACCATCGGCGGGTCCACCGTGACCTTCGCCGGTTCCCCGGCCGATCCCGACGCCCTTGCGGCCCGCGAAACCGCCGAAACGTGGTACTTGCAGCAGTTGCTCGACGACTGGAACCGCGCGGGATTCAGCCATTTGCAGCTCGTCGGCCTGTACTGGAACGAGGAGCAGTTCCGCGAAACCATGCCGGGCGAAGCGGCGTACGTGGCGTTTGCCTCGCAGCTGGCTGCTGCGCATCATCTCCCTCTGTTTTGGATCCCGTTCTACGGGGCAGCGGGTATCCCCGACTGGAAGAGCCTCGGCTTCTCCGCCGCATGGATTCAGCCGAATTTCGTCGAGCAGGGTTCGCAAGCGTACCTCGCCCGCATGGTGAATGCTGCGCAGACCGCCGCCCAGTACGGCATGGGGGTCGAGGTGGAGCTCACCGGCATCAGCCAGCAGGACCAGGCGCTTTACGACAGCTCGCTGGCGCAGCTGTCCGCGTATGGTTTCGGAACCAATCAGGCATCGCACGCGTACTACGACGGATCAAAGCTTCTCTTGACCTCGGCGAAATCCACGGGACAGGCCCGGGTCGCGTACGACACGACGGCGAGCTTTATTGCGGGGTGGCCATTCGTGGCGGTTCATAATGCCTGGTTCGCCGCGCCTTTGTGTGCGGGCGCGCTTTGTCTTCCCTGGCCGGTTCAGGCCGCGGCCGCGACCGCGTTGGCCAAGGGGCAGGCCAGTTTCTCGTCCATCCGCGTGTCGGTTGGCACTTCGACCCTGTCCGTCCCGACACTCCTCCAAGGCACTCAGACGGATATCGCCCTGTGGGACTTGATGCAGGTATTGAACCAGATCGGTTTCTCCGCCTCGTGGTCAAAGGGCCAGTTCGTCATCTCGGCGCCGGTGTCCGTGCCCGTCAACGACGCGCCGGGTCCCGCAGGCAAGGGAGGAGCAGAGGTCGTGATCGACGGCCAAGTGGTCGAGCGCGTTCCCACGGCCATCGCCACACCGCCTGGTGCGTCGTCGCCTGAGGTGTTCCTCCCGCTCTCCAATGCGGAAGAGATCCTCGCGCGGCTGGGCATCCAGACGACGTTCAATGGGAACCAGTTGGACCTTGACACGTCGGCCGTGCCGCAGCCCTTGCCGAACAACGAGGTGGCGGTGTGGAACGTGCTCGCTGCGTTTGCGTCCGATCTCGGCCTGCCCTCGGCGCCGGCCGGATCGAGCGCCTACACGGATCTGTCGGCGGCGTCCCCTGCCTGGGGCGTGGTGCAGGCCGCGATTCGCGAGGGCTGGTACCAACCTCCAACGCCGACATCGTCTGGGGCGTTTCAGCCCATCACCTGGGGTGAGGCCGCGCAAATTCTGTGGAATGCCCTTGGCATCTCGATGCAGGATGCGGCGTATCAGCCCGGGGGATCGCCTACGGCGTGGGCAAGCGCCATCGGGCTCGTTCCAGAAAACTGGGATCCAGCTTCGAACATGACAGCGCAGGAATTGGACACGCTGGCGTCGAATTTGCACGAATGTCTGCAAGGTGATGTCGAAACAGCTGCAAACACCTGGCGGCTGTGGTATCCGCCGGCCGATGAATATCAAGCCACGCTCCAATCCGGGGGTGGTCAGCCGCTGTTTGCGTCCACGGCTGACGCGCAGGCGGCCATCTCGGCGACCTACCAATTTTTCAATCAGCTTGTGGTGACGCAGAGCGGCCAGCATTGGTTTCTGACCCTGCCCTCCGTCCCGAGCGGGTACGGGTTTGCCACCCTCTCCGCGCTCGGCGGTCTGTCGTACCAGACGAAGCCGGGAGGCGCGTGGATTTCGGCGCCGTCTGTGGATACGCGGGACGTGTCCGTCCCCAAGCAAGGCAGGCTCACCGTGACCATTCCTCCGGATGGTCTCATGATCACCTGGAACCAGATGATGCCATCCTTGGGCGGGACGGTGGCGCTCGGGGCATTGGACGTGAGCCCTGGCGTGTCGGGGCCGTCAGTCCAGCGCGTGAACATCGCATCGCCCAACTTGCCTCCACCCATCACGTCGTCGGTCGCTTCCCTGCATGTGCAGCAATGA
- a CDS encoding peptidoglycan-binding protein, with translation MVVKTHRLLAVMALPATVLWMTPASALAQTSSSPSASASSLNVPVAALTLAGVQSYPMLSYGSTGAYVAILQNALNALGYDVGQATGVFDATTQAQVKAFQQAEGLGVDGIVGPLTWGALAKAVADYRQVMTVLTRQSSLVQNVEWKRIVWNGQLISKPVGFTYQGTAYMPIWYVMEALRKAGIASTWSGGVWTLTPPKGQNVDYGKISYGPGSAAIAIGQTVVANVPAVVYPDPASGKLTTFMPVWYVMNALQRLGIASTWQGTEWDMKPAPVVIETGDPSSNSTGSEGPGADNGTGNSTGNSTGNATGALPGGNTVTNVTNATGPANATGNGVSNGTGNATSPGNSTGNTVGNSTSNGTGNSAGNSTGNSSGGSSGLSFTNVDLRYPAPSNINAQSINQFLLENSSPLNGLGNSFMDAQNLYSVDANYLVSHAILESAWGQSQIALQKNNLFGYGAYDSNPGQDAGVFPSDDYAIRFEAWTVRMNYLTPGASLYVSPTLSGMNVNYATAKTWASGIAALMTQFATSVGSSVSAYVQYSPSNNPPAPKSTAEPVYYVNGAQGVTQPDPYYPNQGVPYYPSIAQGENQQFFGQLSVGSFGQPVVEIQRFLNQTINAGLTVDGQFGPLTQAAVEKFQSQVMHMSNPNGVWTFSMWVQYIQPSQSNANLIPAGTTVKIDQIAEGMAGPYVVPWYHVVGYGWVDSQYIKLTNVYRVIVRNPAGTATTIPVYQVGDLSKVLLNLHSGDWVVANSAQPSGGVYTIQIAAQDPVVSNGYAADTLLTGVVPANGTVTLVPQS, from the coding sequence ATGGTTGTGAAGACGCATCGCCTGCTCGCGGTCATGGCGCTGCCAGCCACGGTGCTTTGGATGACGCCGGCGTCTGCGCTTGCGCAGACCTCGAGCTCGCCGAGCGCTTCGGCGTCGTCGCTTAACGTGCCCGTGGCAGCTCTCACACTTGCGGGCGTTCAATCGTATCCCATGTTGAGCTATGGATCCACAGGCGCCTATGTGGCCATTTTGCAGAATGCGCTGAATGCACTGGGCTATGACGTGGGACAAGCCACCGGTGTCTTCGACGCCACCACACAGGCACAGGTCAAAGCGTTTCAACAGGCCGAAGGCCTCGGCGTCGATGGAATCGTCGGGCCGCTGACGTGGGGGGCTTTGGCCAAGGCTGTCGCGGATTATCGCCAGGTGATGACCGTGCTCACGCGTCAAAGCTCCCTCGTTCAGAACGTCGAATGGAAACGGATTGTCTGGAACGGGCAACTCATTTCGAAGCCCGTCGGCTTCACGTATCAGGGGACGGCCTACATGCCCATTTGGTATGTGATGGAGGCGCTTCGCAAGGCCGGGATCGCGAGCACGTGGTCGGGGGGTGTGTGGACGCTCACACCGCCTAAGGGACAGAACGTGGACTACGGCAAAATCTCTTACGGCCCTGGCAGCGCCGCCATCGCCATCGGCCAGACGGTGGTCGCGAATGTGCCCGCGGTGGTGTATCCAGATCCGGCGTCGGGCAAGCTGACGACGTTCATGCCCGTGTGGTATGTGATGAACGCGCTTCAGCGGCTTGGAATCGCGTCGACATGGCAGGGCACCGAATGGGATATGAAGCCGGCTCCGGTCGTCATCGAAACGGGCGATCCGTCCTCCAACTCCACGGGTTCAGAGGGGCCTGGCGCGGACAACGGCACAGGCAACTCGACAGGCAATAGCACAGGCAACGCTACCGGCGCCCTGCCCGGCGGCAACACCGTGACCAACGTGACGAATGCGACCGGACCAGCCAACGCCACAGGTAACGGCGTGAGCAACGGAACCGGGAACGCCACGAGCCCCGGGAATTCCACGGGGAACACTGTCGGAAACAGCACGTCAAATGGCACGGGCAATTCGGCGGGGAATTCCACCGGCAACTCGTCGGGCGGATCGAGTGGACTGTCGTTCACCAATGTGGATCTCCGCTATCCGGCGCCGTCCAACATCAATGCGCAGAGCATCAATCAGTTCTTGCTGGAGAACAGCTCCCCGCTGAACGGGCTCGGCAATTCGTTCATGGATGCGCAGAACCTGTACAGTGTGGACGCCAACTATCTGGTCTCCCACGCCATCCTCGAGAGTGCATGGGGCCAGAGCCAGATTGCTCTGCAGAAGAACAATTTGTTTGGCTATGGCGCGTACGACTCGAATCCGGGGCAGGACGCGGGCGTGTTTCCAAGCGACGACTACGCCATTCGCTTCGAGGCGTGGACGGTGCGGATGAACTATCTCACGCCCGGCGCGAGCCTGTATGTCTCTCCGACGTTAAGCGGGATGAACGTCAATTACGCGACGGCGAAGACGTGGGCGAGTGGCATCGCGGCCCTGATGACGCAGTTCGCGACATCCGTTGGGTCGAGCGTGAGCGCGTATGTGCAGTATTCGCCGTCCAACAATCCGCCAGCCCCGAAGTCGACGGCCGAGCCAGTGTATTACGTGAACGGGGCGCAGGGTGTCACACAGCCGGATCCGTATTACCCCAACCAAGGCGTTCCGTACTACCCGAGCATCGCCCAGGGCGAGAATCAGCAGTTCTTCGGCCAGCTCAGCGTCGGCAGCTTCGGGCAGCCTGTGGTGGAAATCCAGCGATTCCTCAACCAAACTATCAACGCGGGGCTCACGGTCGACGGCCAGTTCGGCCCCCTGACGCAAGCGGCGGTGGAAAAGTTCCAGTCGCAGGTCATGCACATGTCGAACCCGAATGGCGTCTGGACGTTCAGCATGTGGGTCCAGTACATTCAGCCCTCGCAGTCGAATGCAAATTTGATTCCTGCGGGCACGACGGTGAAGATCGATCAGATTGCCGAAGGCATGGCGGGGCCGTACGTCGTACCTTGGTACCACGTCGTGGGCTACGGCTGGGTGGACTCGCAGTATATCAAGCTGACCAACGTGTATCGGGTCATTGTCCGGAACCCGGCGGGGACAGCGACGACGATTCCGGTCTATCAGGTAGGGGATCTGTCGAAGGTCTTGTTGAACCTGCATAGCGGCGATTGGGTGGTGGCCAATTCCGCGCAGCCCTCGGGCGGCGTGTACACGATTCAAATTGCCGCGCAGGATCCGGTGGTTTCGAACGGTTACGCGGCCGACACGCTGCTGACCGGCGTGGTACCTGCCAACGGCACCGTGACCCTAGTGCCGCAAAGCTGA
- a CDS encoding SDR family oxidoreductase has product MSTITAPPETGQVPSYPTSFPPQHQDRQPGIESQMNPRPFFDHPEYRGAGKLKDKVALITGGDSGIGRAVAVAFAKEGADVVIAYRDEESDAEETVQHVVRYGRRAQQLAFDVSNKAECDRVVQQAIAQFGKVDILVNNAARQHPQPSILDITPEQLQMTFATNVFGYFYMIQAALPHMKPGACIINTASITAYRGHETLIDYAATKGAIVTLTRSLAVSLAKQGIRVNAVAPGPVWTPLIPASFAADEVDKFGSDTPMGRAGQPAELAPAYVFLASADSSYMTGQVLHVNGGEIVNG; this is encoded by the coding sequence ATGTCCACCATCACGGCACCTCCAGAAACCGGACAGGTTCCATCGTATCCGACGTCGTTTCCGCCGCAGCATCAAGATCGCCAGCCTGGCATCGAGTCACAGATGAATCCGCGCCCGTTCTTCGATCACCCCGAGTACCGCGGCGCGGGCAAACTGAAGGACAAGGTGGCACTCATCACGGGCGGCGACAGTGGCATCGGCCGCGCCGTGGCCGTCGCGTTTGCCAAAGAGGGTGCGGACGTCGTCATCGCGTATCGAGACGAAGAATCGGACGCCGAGGAGACGGTGCAACACGTCGTGCGGTACGGTCGCCGCGCGCAGCAGTTGGCATTTGACGTGTCCAACAAGGCCGAATGCGATCGCGTCGTGCAGCAGGCCATCGCACAATTCGGCAAAGTCGACATTCTGGTCAACAACGCGGCACGCCAGCATCCGCAGCCGAGTATTCTCGACATCACGCCGGAACAGTTGCAGATGACGTTCGCAACAAACGTCTTCGGCTACTTCTACATGATTCAGGCCGCGCTCCCGCACATGAAGCCGGGCGCGTGCATCATCAACACCGCGTCGATCACGGCCTATCGCGGCCACGAGACCCTCATCGACTATGCGGCCACCAAGGGCGCCATTGTGACCCTGACGCGATCGCTCGCAGTGTCGCTGGCGAAACAGGGCATCCGCGTAAACGCCGTGGCGCCTGGCCCCGTGTGGACGCCGCTCATTCCGGCGAGCTTCGCGGCGGACGAAGTGGACAAGTTTGGAAGCGACACGCCGATGGGGCGCGCCGGCCAGCCGGCAGAGTTGGCGCCAGCGTATGTGTTCCTCGCGTCGGCCGACTCGTCATACATGACGGGGCAGGTTCTTCATGTGAATGGCGGCGAGATTGTCAACGGATAA
- a CDS encoding helix-turn-helix transcriptional regulator — MEDQLQAPDASAIVLFRYFERFAIRRIGDNTWVAIGPGADHPIDPAEIERATGDGVHAPVSKAEFRRYAASLAALSHGRWVAVAHTLDRLCGADVSPERHPSVAWVMPGAGREGKGVEAEEDIVPDEAWIEHHRFIYTGRHDVERERQVLRCIREGDVEGLRALRAAMWEDRSGLGVLSKRSEARNRKNLGICAITLATRAAVEAGVDVETAYGMSDVWIQALEDAQGMVEIESTLDRALVSFARAVHTAKLAAHSRHVREAYAYLRQHVTKPVRIGEVARHVGVHPHHLAARFKAETGQTMRQALFALRIKAAKDLLRNTALSMGEIAGLLQFTDQSHFARRFREAVGVTPRVFRQQCIREARSTQVKE; from the coding sequence GTGGAGGACCAGTTGCAGGCCCCGGACGCCTCCGCGATCGTCCTATTCCGATACTTCGAACGATTCGCCATTAGACGGATTGGCGACAACACCTGGGTCGCCATTGGCCCCGGCGCGGACCACCCGATCGATCCGGCCGAGATCGAGCGAGCGACAGGCGACGGCGTGCATGCTCCCGTGTCGAAAGCCGAGTTCCGGCGGTACGCCGCGTCGCTCGCCGCGCTGTCGCACGGCCGATGGGTTGCCGTGGCGCACACGCTGGACCGGTTGTGCGGCGCGGACGTCTCCCCAGAACGTCACCCATCCGTGGCGTGGGTAATGCCGGGAGCCGGGCGGGAGGGAAAGGGCGTCGAAGCGGAGGAAGACATCGTACCGGATGAAGCCTGGATCGAACACCATCGATTCATCTACACGGGCCGCCACGACGTCGAGCGCGAACGGCAGGTGCTGCGCTGTATCCGAGAAGGCGACGTGGAGGGCCTCCGGGCACTGCGGGCGGCCATGTGGGAGGACCGCTCTGGCCTCGGCGTCCTCTCCAAGAGGAGTGAAGCGCGCAACCGAAAGAACCTCGGCATCTGCGCCATCACGCTCGCCACCCGCGCCGCGGTGGAAGCGGGCGTGGATGTCGAGACGGCTTACGGCATGAGCGACGTGTGGATCCAGGCGCTGGAGGACGCGCAGGGCATGGTCGAGATCGAGTCAACCCTCGATCGCGCACTGGTTTCGTTTGCGCGGGCCGTGCACACCGCAAAGCTGGCCGCGCACTCGCGCCATGTGCGCGAGGCGTACGCCTACCTGCGCCAACACGTCACGAAGCCTGTCCGCATCGGAGAGGTCGCGCGTCACGTCGGAGTTCACCCTCATCATCTTGCGGCTCGCTTCAAGGCGGAGACGGGCCAGACGATGCGCCAGGCGCTCTTTGCCCTGCGCATCAAGGCGGCCAAGGATCTGCTGCGCAACACCGCGCTTTCGATGGGCGAGATCGCCGGGTTGCTCCAGTTCACGGACCAGAGCCACTTTGCGAGGCGATTTCGCGAGGCCGTCGGCGTCACGCCGCGGGTCTTCCGGCAGCAATGCATACGAGAGGCGAGGAGCACTCAGGTTAAGGAGTGA
- a CDS encoding MFS transporter, with protein MFNRSWGRISDKLQRRKVFVFTSTLFIGLGAIVPVFAVSTTGMLISSIIIGLGYGAYMAVDMALMVDVLPARDDAAKDLGILNVAANVPQALTPVIVAALLGAFHGNYATIFVYSAVATVISSLFVFPIKSVR; from the coding sequence TTGTTCAACCGATCGTGGGGGCGCATCTCCGACAAGCTGCAGCGCCGAAAGGTTTTTGTGTTCACGTCCACGCTCTTCATCGGGCTGGGCGCGATTGTACCGGTCTTTGCAGTCAGCACCACTGGTATGCTGATTTCGAGCATCATCATCGGTTTGGGGTACGGAGCTTACATGGCCGTTGACATGGCGCTCATGGTCGATGTCTTGCCGGCGCGCGATGACGCTGCAAAGGACCTCGGAATCCTGAACGTCGCTGCAAACGTGCCACAAGCTTTGACGCCCGTGATTGTCGCGGCCTTGCTCGGAGCCTTTCACGGGAATTATGCTACCATCTTTGTCTATTCGGCCGTCGCCACGGTGATATCGTCGCTCTTCGTATTTCCGATCAAGTCAGTTCGTTGA